From one Flavobacteriales bacterium genomic stretch:
- a CDS encoding T9SS type B sorting domain-containing protein codes for MKRALRELLSFGLPLLTTLLLVQKAEAQCPVVIDSIVTTDVSCPGANDGSICIYVSGGFPNYTYQIFNGPFFLNSGPQSNTSYCFTGLGSGVTNYQIIVVGEDGGGGSCQAAIDFAVINDPPPFNIMVTTTPDSCPGGNVGTAVVDVTGGTAPYTYFWPGFVETSDSISGLDGGSYTVQVTDNNGCPQTQPFTIDSPADWADTLTATDPLCFGGTDGQITSSGVIGGTPPYTYSWSGTAQTTENISGLSAGTYALTVTDSLGCTNTFPTVTVNEPTQISITETHVDVSCNGDTDGSINVSVSGGTPGYTYLWSPGGSTGQDTTGLAPGTYQILVTDANGCQDSLQIDILEPNVLVASSVSTDATCSGLCDGTATVSGTGGTLPYTFDWSPYSNSGPSSVSLCAGNYTVVVTDANGCQDSTSFTIDDNQLQVSVNSTNVSCNGYCDGTATATVTGNHPPFTYDWQPTGGTGTSESGLCAGSYTLTVTDNNGCSQTVNFTITEPDPIMISMAVTDVTCEGGSDGAIDLTVSGGVGPYTYQWYPLGQTTEDISGLPAGDYSVVVTDANGCTSSTVTLGGSFNGGTLALPDGTGATYSTSINITGFPALGTLTNVSDFQGICITMEHSWLSDLDIELSCPNGQTVLLEGSFPTSQTGASVFLGDANDNDSITPVPGTGFEYCWNTNPMYGTMETEAGLGNTVIVSQGVALPAGSYSSVDPLSGLLGCPLNGDWTITVTDNFAIDNGFIFDWNIGLSGGGANDSLATVNEPGPITISENVTDATCGQCDGSVTVTPTGGVAPYSYLWNTGATSATISNLCAGVYNVEVTDANGCSETFFIPVDHSDGPTGANVTVVDASCYGVCDGEATVTGIGGTPPYTYQWVPGGYNTSNVTGLCAGTYNVQIQDSLHCIHTETVTIGQPDQIMVGQTVTNSVCGQCNGQIQLTPISGTPPYSYSWSPNVGSGTSATGLCAGVYNITVTDGTGCSKVVTSLVNDIPSASIAMTGIDPLCNDSCNGQAIATPTGGTPPFTYLWDDPAGQTDSIATGLCEGLYTITLTDSNGCVAVNQVNLTQPTPIGLSLLIIDNGTCAGNCDGQITVIPSGGTIPFTYQWNDPLSQTTANADSLCAGTFIVQVTDANGCMDTVAGTVNNPAGLTATATTTDVSCNGLCDGTATVTAVGGTPPFSYLWDDPSAQTTATATGLCAGNYTVTVTDANNCDFTVPVTITEPDPLVITFSGIVNLQCDGICIGEATADVVGGTGPYTYQWDDALAQTTAAADSLCASTYTVTVTDANGCTASESVTITGPNGLSSSIVSQTNVSCNGLCDGTAVVEGTGGTPPYTYQWNDINNTTNDTITGLCAGTYSVTVTDNNGCVSVSTVTITQPNPLSASTTASDVSCFGQCDGTATVFPTGGTFPYSYQWNDPNNQTTLTAVGLCPGNYTVTVTGSNGCVTTAPVQIFQPTEIIIDTLVVNATCGQCNGQITVTPDGGVPPYTYLWGNGQTTASISGLCPGVYTVDVTDAIGCTQNFDIAVSNDGGPTSATVVSTDASCFGVCDGEATVTPVGGIPPYNYLWVPGGQTTANVTGLCAGVYNVQIEDSLGCIYTQIVTINEPSQILGNPNVTQATCGQCNGQIYLTPSGGDSGPYTYAWSPNVSTNDTASALCAGIYTVTITDGAGCEGIETIPVGNISGPTITVSGVDATCNGSCDGSATVSISGGTAPFTILWDDPSAQTDSVATGLCAGQYNVTVTDANGCQSVAQVQIDDPDPISLSLQLVTDATCPGACDGAATVIASGGTLPYTYSWSSGGTASTETNLCAGTYTVTVTDANGCQQQQQVVVNEPPAIVINTSTVDATCFGQCDGEAYADATGGSGGFTYQWNDPASTANDTVIGLCAGTYTIVVTDVAGCMDSTDVTINQPDSITVTIQTTAVTCNGDCDGSAIAVAVGGNSPYSYQWNDPSSTMNDTVANLCAGIYSLVVTDSLGCTTTSAAVITEPLPLLLLDSAQNITCGGTCDGVAGVLAQGGTAPYSYQWNDPSNATDPIVQGLCAGTYQVVVTDANGCSDSTTVTITEPAVLDATVSVQNASCGGVCDGEAYLSVTGGTTPYGVLWLPNFETSDTLTALCAGQYIAVVSDASGCVDSATATITEPPILTADITSVTQVLCAGGCIGEATVTPTGGTAPYTYQWNTSPVQTDSTATNLCVGIWSVTVTDDIGCTANATTAISDSAALTAAIPIFTNVTCNGACDGTATVFANGGVGPYSYSWDDPNSQNTQTATGLCPGVYTVTVTDSQSPACTTQASVIIVEPTALTATATATDVTCGTDCDGIGVALPLGGTPPYTYAWNDPQGQPDSVATNLCVGTYTVTVTDANGCTVSASATVGGPPPIVSNATSVASTCSNIANGSIDLTVVGGQPGYSYNWTPGGIMTEDLTNVMTGTYTVVITDAIGCSITATYGVATLVQIEADAGVSDTVCIGESLTLDGTGGGTYTWTPGSSLSDSTISNPVATPFDTTTYYLTVMIGNCVDMDSVVIYTYDNPPVDAGDDLQIPTGGSIGLNALGVVTGWTYSWEPIDFLDNPDITNPTARPDGTTMFYVTVTDNHGCMSTDSVLVEVLPGISFPDGISPNGDGINDTWIIDNIHLFEDAIVEVYNRWGQMLFRSAPGYPVPWDGRYNGKDLPIGTYYYVIDSKNFEEPFTGPITIIR; via the coding sequence ATGAAGCGAGCTTTACGCGAACTCCTCTCATTTGGACTTCCGCTACTCACAACACTTCTGCTGGTGCAGAAGGCGGAAGCGCAATGTCCTGTCGTCATCGACTCTATCGTCACCACCGATGTTTCCTGTCCGGGAGCGAATGATGGATCGATCTGCATCTATGTGTCAGGCGGTTTCCCCAACTACACTTATCAGATCTTCAACGGTCCATTCTTCCTCAACTCCGGTCCACAGAGCAATACCAGCTACTGTTTCACAGGTTTGGGATCGGGTGTTACCAACTATCAGATCATTGTGGTGGGCGAAGATGGTGGCGGTGGTAGCTGTCAGGCGGCCATCGATTTTGCGGTGATCAACGATCCTCCTCCGTTCAATATTATGGTAACCACCACACCCGACTCTTGCCCCGGTGGCAATGTGGGTACTGCGGTGGTGGATGTAACGGGCGGAACGGCCCCTTACACGTATTTCTGGCCAGGTTTCGTGGAGACCAGCGATTCCATTTCGGGTCTTGATGGCGGATCTTACACCGTTCAAGTAACCGACAACAACGGCTGTCCTCAAACACAGCCATTCACTATCGATTCGCCTGCTGATTGGGCTGATACGCTTACCGCAACCGACCCGCTCTGTTTCGGAGGAACGGATGGACAGATCACCTCTTCCGGTGTCATCGGAGGAACTCCTCCTTACACATATTCGTGGTCTGGAACGGCACAGACAACGGAAAACATTTCCGGTCTTAGTGCAGGTACTTATGCGCTAACGGTTACCGACAGCTTGGGTTGTACCAACACCTTCCCGACCGTTACCGTGAATGAGCCGACCCAAATTTCCATTACAGAAACGCACGTTGATGTAAGCTGTAATGGCGACACCGATGGCTCTATCAATGTTTCTGTTTCCGGTGGAACTCCCGGATATACTTATTTGTGGTCGCCCGGTGGGTCGACCGGACAGGATACCACAGGTCTTGCCCCAGGCACCTACCAGATCTTGGTGACGGATGCGAACGGATGTCAGGACTCATTGCAAATTGACATTTTGGAGCCGAATGTGCTGGTTGCCAGTTCTGTAAGTACAGACGCCACCTGTTCGGGTCTGTGTGATGGTACCGCAACCGTGAGCGGCACAGGCGGAACACTTCCATATACATTCGATTGGAGTCCTTATTCCAACAGCGGTCCAAGTTCCGTGTCACTTTGCGCTGGAAATTACACCGTGGTTGTAACCGATGCCAATGGATGTCAGGATTCAACCTCCTTCACCATTGATGATAACCAGTTGCAGGTTTCCGTGAACTCAACAAACGTGAGTTGCAACGGATATTGTGATGGAACGGCAACAGCCACGGTGACCGGAAATCATCCTCCATTCACCTACGATTGGCAACCAACCGGTGGTACAGGAACTTCCGAGTCAGGATTATGCGCTGGCAGCTACACGCTTACCGTAACAGACAATAACGGCTGTTCGCAAACGGTGAATTTCACTATAACGGAACCCGACCCGATCATGATTTCCATGGCCGTTACGGACGTGACCTGCGAAGGTGGTTCGGATGGAGCCATCGACCTGACGGTTTCAGGAGGCGTGGGGCCATACACTTATCAATGGTATCCGCTGGGACAGACAACGGAAGATATAAGCGGGCTTCCTGCGGGCGATTACTCTGTGGTGGTGACCGATGCCAATGGATGTACGTCAAGCACGGTTACGTTGGGAGGCTCTTTCAATGGCGGTACACTTGCACTTCCTGATGGAACTGGAGCAACCTACAGCACTTCCATCAACATTACAGGCTTCCCTGCGCTCGGTACCCTCACCAATGTCAGCGATTTCCAAGGCATCTGTATCACCATGGAGCACTCATGGCTGAGCGACCTTGACATTGAACTGAGTTGCCCGAACGGTCAAACAGTCCTTCTGGAAGGCTCTTTCCCGACCAGTCAAACAGGTGCAAGCGTCTTCTTGGGCGATGCCAACGACAACGACAGCATTACGCCTGTTCCGGGAACAGGTTTTGAATACTGCTGGAACACGAACCCGATGTACGGGACCATGGAAACGGAGGCTGGGCTTGGAAACACGGTCATTGTAAGCCAAGGGGTCGCGCTTCCTGCAGGAAGTTACTCAAGTGTCGATCCACTTTCGGGTCTTTTGGGCTGTCCGTTGAATGGCGATTGGACCATTACCGTAACGGACAACTTCGCCATTGACAATGGCTTCATCTTCGATTGGAACATTGGCCTGAGCGGTGGCGGTGCAAACGATTCGCTGGCGACCGTCAACGAACCGGGGCCGATCACCATCAGTGAAAATGTGACAGACGCAACCTGTGGTCAGTGTGATGGTTCGGTTACCGTAACGCCAACAGGTGGCGTAGCTCCTTACTCGTACCTGTGGAATACGGGTGCCACTTCGGCCACGATTTCCAACCTGTGTGCAGGCGTTTACAACGTGGAAGTGACCGATGCCAACGGATGTTCTGAAACGTTCTTCATTCCTGTTGATCACTCAGATGGCCCAACAGGCGCCAACGTAACTGTGGTGGACGCGTCCTGCTATGGCGTTTGCGATGGGGAAGCAACAGTTACCGGAATCGGAGGAACTCCTCCTTACACCTATCAGTGGGTTCCGGGAGGTTACAACACCAGCAACGTAACAGGACTTTGCGCAGGAACCTATAACGTTCAGATACAGGATTCGCTGCATTGCATCCATACCGAAACGGTAACCATCGGTCAACCGGATCAGATCATGGTCGGACAGACCGTGACCAACTCTGTTTGCGGACAGTGCAACGGTCAGATCCAATTGACACCGATCTCAGGAACACCACCGTATTCCTACTCGTGGTCTCCGAATGTCGGGTCGGGTACAAGTGCCACAGGGTTGTGTGCAGGCGTTTACAACATCACAGTAACGGATGGCACCGGCTGTTCCAAAGTTGTCACTTCCTTAGTGAACGATATTCCTTCTGCTTCGATTGCCATGACGGGAATCGACCCATTGTGTAATGACTCTTGCAATGGCCAGGCAATTGCCACACCAACGGGTGGAACACCACCTTTCACGTATCTGTGGGATGACCCGGCAGGTCAGACAGATTCAATTGCAACCGGACTGTGCGAAGGACTTTACACCATCACGCTGACAGATAGCAACGGATGTGTTGCTGTAAATCAGGTGAACCTGACCCAACCGACCCCGATCGGACTTTCGCTGCTCATTATAGATAACGGAACGTGCGCTGGCAACTGTGACGGTCAGATCACGGTCATTCCTTCCGGTGGAACCATTCCTTTCACCTACCAATGGAATGACCCCTTATCCCAGACAACGGCCAATGCAGACAGCCTCTGTGCAGGTACCTTTATCGTTCAGGTTACCGATGCCAACGGTTGTATGGACACCGTGGCCGGAACAGTGAACAACCCTGCGGGGCTTACGGCAACGGCTACAACCACCGATGTAAGTTGCAACGGGCTTTGCGATGGAACCGCAACCGTAACGGCCGTTGGCGGTACACCTCCATTCTCATACCTCTGGGATGACCCTTCTGCGCAGACAACCGCAACCGCAACAGGGCTGTGTGCCGGAAACTACACCGTTACTGTAACAGACGCCAATAACTGCGATTTCACCGTTCCGGTGACCATTACAGAACCGGATCCGTTGGTCATCACATTCTCTGGAATCGTCAACCTGCAGTGTGATGGTATCTGTATAGGAGAGGCCACGGCAGATGTTGTCGGTGGAACAGGTCCTTATACATATCAGTGGGATGACGCTTTGGCGCAGACAACAGCAGCAGCCGACAGCCTCTGTGCAAGTACCTACACGGTTACTGTAACAGATGCCAACGGATGTACCGCTTCTGAATCGGTGACAATCACAGGTCCCAACGGACTTTCATCCAGCATTGTGAGTCAGACCAATGTAAGTTGCAACGGGCTTTGCGATGGAACGGCTGTGGTTGAAGGTACAGGTGGAACACCTCCGTACACCTATCAATGGAACGACATCAACAACACGACAAACGATACCATTACCGGGCTTTGTGCCGGAACGTATAGCGTTACCGTAACCGACAACAACGGATGTGTCTCCGTTTCCACGGTCACCATCACACAACCGAACCCATTGTCAGCCTCAACCACGGCCAGCGATGTAAGTTGCTTTGGGCAATGCGATGGAACGGCAACGGTATTCCCAACGGGAGGTACGTTCCCGTATTCATACCAGTGGAACGACCCGAACAACCAGACAACACTTACGGCTGTCGGTCTCTGCCCGGGAAACTACACGGTAACCGTAACCGGATCGAACGGTTGTGTTACCACGGCTCCTGTGCAGATCTTCCAACCTACCGAGATCATTATCGATACATTGGTTGTAAACGCAACGTGTGGTCAGTGCAATGGACAGATCACGGTAACGCCTGATGGGGGTGTTCCTCCGTACACCTATCTATGGGGTAATGGTCAAACGACAGCTTCCATCAGTGGACTTTGTCCTGGCGTTTACACGGTAGATGTAACGGATGCCATCGGATGTACACAGAACTTCGATATTGCCGTAAGTAATGATGGTGGCCCAACAAGTGCCACGGTCGTAAGCACAGATGCCTCTTGTTTCGGTGTCTGCGATGGCGAGGCCACAGTAACACCTGTCGGTGGAATTCCTCCTTATAATTACCTATGGGTGCCAGGAGGGCAAACAACCGCCAATGTTACCGGACTTTGCGCTGGCGTTTACAACGTTCAGATCGAAGATTCGCTGGGATGCATCTATACACAGATCGTCACCATCAACGAACCAAGCCAGATCTTGGGCAACCCGAACGTAACGCAGGCCACCTGTGGGCAGTGCAACGGTCAGATCTACCTGACACCATCCGGTGGAGACAGCGGTCCTTACACCTACGCTTGGTCACCGAACGTTTCAACCAACGATACCGCCTCTGCCCTTTGTGCAGGAATTTACACGGTCACCATTACAGATGGTGCGGGCTGCGAAGGAATTGAAACCATCCCCGTTGGTAACATCAGCGGTCCAACGATCACCGTTTCCGGTGTAGATGCCACCTGCAACGGTTCCTGCGATGGCTCGGCAACCGTATCCATCTCAGGAGGAACGGCTCCGTTCACCATTCTTTGGGACGACCCAAGTGCGCAAACAGACTCAGTAGCTACCGGATTGTGTGCCGGACAGTACAACGTTACCGTGACCGATGCCAATGGATGTCAATCCGTGGCTCAGGTTCAGATAGACGATCCTGATCCGATATCGTTGAGCCTGCAACTGGTCACAGATGCCACCTGTCCGGGTGCCTGCGATGGCGCTGCAACGGTTATCGCCTCTGGCGGAACACTGCCTTACACCTACAGCTGGTCATCAGGCGGTACTGCAAGCACCGAAACAAATCTTTGTGCCGGAACATACACCGTTACCGTTACCGATGCCAATGGCTGTCAGCAACAGCAACAAGTGGTTGTGAATGAACCACCGGCCATCGTCATCAATACAAGTACGGTCGATGCAACCTGTTTCGGCCAATGCGATGGAGAAGCTTACGCGGATGCCACAGGTGGTTCTGGTGGATTCACGTATCAGTGGAACGACCCCGCATCTACAGCAAACGATACCGTGATCGGTCTGTGTGCTGGAACATACACCATTGTGGTGACCGATGTGGCCGGATGTATGGATTCTACGGACGTCACCATCAATCAACCCGATTCCATTACGGTAACCATCCAAACAACTGCTGTTACATGTAATGGCGATTGCGATGGTAGTGCCATTGCGGTTGCAGTTGGTGGAAACTCACCTTATTCTTATCAGTGGAACGATCCATCATCAACCATGAATGATACGGTGGCAAACCTTTGCGCTGGCATCTACAGCTTGGTGGTCACCGATTCCCTCGGATGTACAACCACTTCGGCTGCGGTTATCACCGAACCATTGCCGCTGCTCCTGTTGGATTCTGCTCAGAACATCACCTGCGGTGGAACATGCGATGGTGTTGCTGGCGTATTGGCCCAAGGCGGCACAGCCCCATATTCTTACCAATGGAACGATCCGTCCAACGCCACGGACCCGATCGTTCAAGGGCTTTGCGCAGGAACTTATCAGGTGGTGGTGACCGATGCGAACGGATGTTCAGATTCCACAACAGTTACCATTACCGAACCTGCCGTATTGGATGCTACGGTTTCCGTTCAGAATGCATCTTGCGGTGGCGTGTGTGATGGAGAAGCTTATTTGAGCGTCACAGGCGGTACAACGCCTTATGGTGTGCTTTGGCTCCCCAACTTCGAAACATCCGATACGTTGACCGCCCTTTGTGCTGGTCAATACATCGCGGTGGTATCTGACGCTTCCGGTTGTGTCGATTCTGCCACAGCAACAATTACGGAGCCTCCGATTCTGACCGCAGATATCACCTCGGTAACGCAGGTGCTGTGCGCTGGCGGTTGCATCGGAGAGGCCACCGTTACGCCTACAGGCGGAACAGCTCCTTACACGTATCAATGGAACACAAGCCCTGTTCAAACGGACAGCACGGCAACCAACCTGTGTGTCGGTATCTGGTCGGTAACGGTTACCGATGACATCGGTTGTACTGCAAATGCAACCACCGCCATATCCGATTCTGCGGCATTGACAGCGGCCATACCGATCTTTACCAATGTTACCTGTAATGGAGCGTGCGATGGAACGGCCACGGTATTTGCCAACGGTGGTGTTGGGCCTTACTCCTACTCATGGGATGACCCGAATTCACAGAACACGCAAACGGCAACGGGTCTTTGTCCTGGAGTTTATACGGTAACGGTGACTGACTCTCAGTCTCCTGCCTGTACCACTCAAGCATCTGTGATCATTGTAGAGCCAACGGCTTTGACCGCCACCGCAACAGCTACGGACGTTACCTGCGGAACAGACTGTGATGGAATAGGTGTTGCTCTCCCATTGGGAGGAACGCCTCCGTACACCTACGCTTGGAATGACCCCCAAGGTCAACCAGATTCTGTGGCTACCAACCTGTGTGTGGGAACTTACACGGTGACAGTGACAGATGCTAACGGTTGTACGGTTTCCGCCAGCGCTACGGTCGGTGGTCCGCCTCCAATTGTTTCCAACGCAACCTCGGTGGCATCCACGTGTAGCAACATTGCCAATGGCTCCATTGATCTTACGGTGGTTGGTGGTCAACCGGGTTACAGCTACAACTGGACGCCAGGAGGCATCATGACCGAAGACCTGACCAATGTGATGACAGGTACTTACACCGTTGTGATCACCGATGCCATCGGATGTTCAATTACGGCCACTTATGGTGTTGCCACACTTGTTCAGATAGAAGCTGATGCAGGTGTAAGCGATACGGTCTGTATCGGTGAAAGCCTGACGCTTGACGGAACCGGTGGTGGAACGTACACATGGACTCCTGGGTCATCCTTAAGTGATTCAACCATTTCCAACCCTGTGGCCACTCCTTTCGACACAACCACCTACTACCTGACGGTGATGATCGGAAACTGTGTGGATATGGATTCGGTGGTCATCTACACCTACGACAATCCTCCGGTAGATGCGGGCGATGACCTTCAGATTCCAACGGGGGGATCCATTGGACTGAACGCCTTGGGTGTAGTGACAGGATGGACGTATAGTTGGGAACCGATCGATTTCTTGGATAACCCGGACATTACCAACCCGACCGCACGGCCGGACGGAACGACCATGTTCTACGTGACCGTAACCGATAACCACGGTTGTATGAGTACCGACTCCGTGCTGGTGGAGGTTCTTCCCGGTATCTCCTTCCCTGATGGTATCTCGCCTAACGGTGACGGAATCAACGACACGTGGATCATTGACAACATCCACTTGTTTGAAGATGCCATCGTAGAGGTGTATAACCGCTGGGGACAGATGTTGTTCCGGTCGGCACCGGGCTACCCCGTGCCGTGGGATGGCCGCTACAACGGCAAAGACCTTCCAATAGGAACGTACTACTACGTAATTGATTCAAAGAACTTCGAGGAGCCCTTTACCGGACCGATCACCATAATTAGATGA
- a CDS encoding type IX secretion system membrane protein PorP/SprF, protein MMTMKRLLYISTLVLGFSLSSFAQQIPQYSQYMLNSYILNPAMTGENDYWEVKSNNRLHWIGINDAPRTFILSANGPFKKYNMGMGGSVFADITGPTSRVGVYLSYAYHLKLSKKLRLGMGMSLGLLQYRIDGTKVTLYQNGDPVFPNQMMTVYTADATFGLNLKHKNFNFGISIPQLIGNKLKFLENQQGTANSLARHYMAMGSYTFHVKDFGIMPNVLLKYVYPAPPQFDLGLKVDWRDQIWIGACYRYKDAVSFLGGFAYKDFLTVAYSYDMTTSNLRNYSSGTHEMMVGVRFRPWKKAPVENPEGTSSGEAE, encoded by the coding sequence ATGATGACGATGAAAAGACTTCTATACATATCGACCCTTGTCTTGGGATTCTCGCTGTCTTCTTTCGCGCAGCAGATCCCGCAGTACAGCCAGTACATGCTCAACTCCTATATCCTGAATCCAGCGATGACCGGAGAGAACGACTACTGGGAGGTGAAATCGAACAACCGATTGCATTGGATCGGCATTAACGATGCGCCACGCACGTTCATTCTTTCGGCAAACGGCCCGTTCAAAAAGTACAACATGGGCATGGGAGGTTCCGTATTTGCGGACATTACCGGGCCTACAAGCCGCGTGGGTGTTTACCTATCGTATGCCTATCATCTCAAACTTTCCAAGAAGTTGAGATTGGGAATGGGTATGAGCTTGGGATTGCTTCAGTACCGCATTGATGGAACCAAAGTGACCCTCTACCAGAACGGTGACCCGGTTTTCCCGAACCAGATGATGACCGTTTACACGGCCGATGCGACCTTCGGACTGAACCTGAAGCACAAGAATTTCAACTTCGGTATATCCATTCCGCAGTTGATCGGCAACAAGCTCAAGTTCTTGGAAAACCAGCAGGGTACGGCCAATTCGTTGGCGCGCCACTACATGGCCATGGGCAGTTACACATTCCACGTCAAGGATTTCGGCATCATGCCCAACGTGTTGCTCAAGTATGTATATCCCGCCCCACCTCAGTTCGATCTGGGTCTTAAAGTAGATTGGCGCGACCAGATCTGGATCGGTGCATGCTACCGTTACAAGGATGCGGTCTCCTTCCTCGGTGGGTTCGCCTACAAGGATTTCTTGACCGTGGCGTACAGCTATGACATGACCACCTCCAACCTGAGAAACTACTCAAGCGGTACACACGAGATGATGGTGGGTGTGCGCTTTCGACCATGGAAAAAAGCACCTGTTGAAAACCCAGAGGGTACATCTTCAGGAGAGGCGGAGTAA
- a CDS encoding DUF1987 domain-containing protein, with translation MDNLNIDATSSTPLVSFDGTMGNLLIKGYSTTEYPFEFYERLTEWVEDYGQGAKDATRIVVGLEYCNTASSKCLLNFLKKAIEVLDGKEIIITWEYDKEDEDALDTGKDFARLLKIPFEFEGI, from the coding sequence ATGGATAATCTGAACATAGATGCAACTTCCAGTACCCCATTGGTATCGTTTGATGGTACAATGGGTAACCTTCTGATTAAAGGGTATTCCACGACAGAATATCCTTTTGAATTCTATGAGCGCTTGACCGAGTGGGTTGAGGACTACGGTCAAGGTGCCAAAGATGCTACCAGGATTGTTGTGGGATTGGAATATTGTAATACGGCTTCTTCAAAGTGCCTTCTTAACTTTTTGAAAAAGGCTATTGAAGTGTTAGATGGAAAAGAGATCATCATTACGTGGGAGTACGACAAAGAAGATGAAGATGCGTTGGATACTGGTAAAGACTTTGCCCGACTTTTAAAGATTCCGTTTGAATTTGAAGGCATCTAA
- a CDS encoding SpoIIE family protein phosphatase, with the protein MNTYTLGLSLRSKESSDRLMNYFLGTYFLFGLFLATYYDTWLIGIGVGSLALIAYYSTRWVMPDSDLYQYVLSAVGGVFMAQFIYQMHGMFEMHFFAFIGSALLITYQNWKLQIPLTLVVVVHHGTFGYLQYIGFDQVFFTQLDYMTLEVFIYHVSLAAVIFSLCGLWAYKFQKIREDLVHEVDERAALGQQLEDKNKDITDSILYAEKLQKATFPEEAGVRESFERFFVYSSQKNIVGGDFYWMHKDGDTTIIACADCTGHGVPGAFMTIIGINILNRMMLNRTWQSPDTALKILDQELNNAIGRKTSKMDDGMDISLCIINTAKRQVKFAGAMNPVILVSNGNAHTFRGSRYGLGAYIHTDEKVFDAVEFEYKKGDMLYMFTDGYLDQFGGPNTKKYTRRRFTKLLMEMSNQSADEQRRMLDDTLDSWRGSLPQTDDIMVLGIGL; encoded by the coding sequence ATGAATACGTACACGTTGGGTCTTTCCCTCAGGTCAAAGGAGAGTTCTGATCGCCTGATGAACTATTTCTTAGGCACCTACTTCCTTTTTGGGCTCTTTTTGGCCACTTATTATGATACTTGGCTTATAGGTATTGGTGTTGGCTCGCTTGCACTTATCGCGTATTATTCGACAAGGTGGGTCATGCCGGATTCAGACCTGTATCAGTATGTATTAAGTGCAGTAGGCGGTGTCTTTATGGCGCAGTTCATCTACCAGATGCATGGAATGTTTGAGATGCATTTCTTCGCGTTTATTGGAAGTGCCTTACTTATTACCTATCAGAACTGGAAGCTGCAAATACCGCTTACACTTGTTGTAGTTGTCCATCATGGAACCTTTGGTTATTTACAGTACATAGGATTTGACCAGGTTTTCTTTACCCAACTTGATTATATGACCCTTGAAGTGTTCATTTATCATGTTTCATTGGCAGCTGTCATTTTCAGCCTGTGCGGCCTGTGGGCATACAAATTCCAGAAGATACGGGAAGATCTTGTCCATGAGGTTGACGAGCGGGCAGCGTTGGGACAGCAACTTGAGGACAAGAACAAGGATATAACGGACAGTATACTTTATGCTGAAAAGCTTCAAAAAGCCACATTTCCAGAGGAAGCTGGTGTTCGAGAATCGTTTGAGCGTTTCTTTGTCTACTCCAGCCAAAAGAATATCGTTGGAGGAGACTTTTACTGGATGCACAAAGATGGGGACACTACCATCATTGCCTGTGCAGACTGTACTGGGCATGGGGTTCCAGGGGCGTTTATGACCATCATTGGAATCAATATATTGAATCGTATGATGTTGAACCGTACCTGGCAGAGCCCTGATACGGCTCTAAAAATCTTAGATCAGGAATTAAACAATGCCATAGGAAGGAAAACCAGTAAGATGGATGATGGGATGGATATTTCGCTCTGTATCATCAACACGGCCAAACGGCAGGTGAAATTTGCGGGGGCAATGAATCCAGTTATTCTGGTCAGCAACGGAAATGCCCATACGTTTAGGGGGAGCAGGTATGGCCTTGGGGCATATATACATACTGATGAAAAGGTGTTTGATGCAGTTGAATTCGAATACAAAAAGGGGGACATGTTGTATATGTTCACCGATGGGTATCTCGACCAGTTCGGTGGGCCGAACACGAAAAAGTACACAAGAAGGAGGTTTACCAAATTACTTATGGAGATGAGTAACCAGTCGGCCGATGAACAGCGTAGAATGCTTGATGACACTTTGGATTCATGGCGCGGTTCTTTGCCACAGACCGATGATATTATGGTCTTAGGAATAGGGCTTTGA